From a single Solenopsis invicta isolate M01_SB chromosome 4, UNIL_Sinv_3.0, whole genome shotgun sequence genomic region:
- the LOC105205603 gene encoding EF-hand domain-containing family member C2 isoform X2, with protein MFKAFFQETVQEKWKTAFHIRVVNISFFLEDGTMKIVEPSVDNSGLEQGVLVRRQRIPIPDPVKYRYYDILDLNVGKKPEIYGRVYKIVDCDKFTRQFLNRMGIPVPDPIAIPKDPYHEVRKDEAFPKKPNRVVDTLGNFLKYDRQVLRFYGYWDDTESPHGIVHDLELHYYLSDNTMEIKENIPPNAGRDYGPMLVKRMKIPKFYSGLQPIGTENRFTILNVLGENVRQSYYMVDSLDTGKLSMDYYKDNELGIGAEINIFGRRIIITDMDAFTQKYYRTKYGLDDFTPLIRPRKADEVYQKIERYIPPYNGFGSYEDSLGNCFSVMPKAPKTDFIKFLYYDKQGFNSHVLRFRAKMISKNPEDEERIFIIRVFLMDDTISIFELAKKNSGFQRSLFKKRMPIMLPDQDIFTSKKPEYYKSYDFYIGARLNLYDFHFEITSADVYGLRYMELHCDKFPKANRKLIMEKLRESLQPVYKEFIQLYAPPKDTKENIRILEYEKLKEALRRYMGDKITEHEMVTVARYYSSHEKIEHRSREYVRRLLHTELHRFLWCDLDRLKEDLRHWDEDGTGFLPRESLYTILRGCRIPVDVELLNSMLDHLRKAEDDRIDYNDLLRFINVKIDPLPPAEPVNVKTALWWASEKEPDCGGGINWCEFVKDLDIKAEEDATEGNNDNTETELVLEY; from the exons ATGTTCAAAGCGTTTTTTCAAGAAACTGTGCAAGAGAAATGGAAAACGGCCTTCCATATTCGCGTAGTGAACATTAGCTTTTTCCTTGAGGATGGAACGATGAAGATCGTGGAACCGTCCGTGGACAATAGTGGTCTTGAGCAAG GTGTTTTGGTCAGACGCCAAAGGATACCGATTCCCGATCCAGTGAAGTACAGATATTATGATATACTTGACTTAAATGTCGGCAAGAAACCCGAGATATACGGGAGAGTGTATAAAATCGTGGATTGCGATAAGTTCACGAGACAATTCCTTAATCGCATGGGAATACCAGTGCCCGATCCGATCGCTATACCGAAGGATCCGTATCACGAAGTTCGAAAAGAC GAAGCATTTCCGAAAAAGCCTAATCGCGTGGTGGACACTCTTGGGAACTTTTTAAAGTACGACAGACAGGTGCTCCGATTTTACGGATACTGGGACGATACCGAAAGTCCTCACGGTATCGTTCATGATCTCGAACTGCATTATTATCTCTCCGATAATACAATGGAGATCAAGGAGAACATACCGCCGAACGCTGGTCGAGACTATGGTCCAATGCTCGTTAAAAGGATGAAAATACCAAAA ttttatagTGGTTTGCAACCAATCGGCACGGAGAATCGTTTCACGATTCTGAACGTATTAGGCGAGAATGTAAGGCAGAGCTATTACATGGTGGATTCTCTGGATACCGGCAAGCTTTCCATGGATTATTACAAAGACAATGAGTTGGGCATCGGTGCGGAGATTAATATTTTCGGTAGAAGAATTATCATCACGGACATGGATGCTTTTACTCAGAAATATTATCG AACGAAGTACGGCTTGGATGACTTCACACCTCTGATAAGACCCCGAAAAGCGGACGAGGTATATCAGAAGATTGAGAGATACATACCGCCCTACAATGGTTTTGGATCTTACGAAGATTCTCTGGGAAATTGTTTTTCGGTAATGCCAAAAGCGCCCAAGACAGACTTTATCAAATTTCTGTATTACGACAA ACAAGGCTTTAACAGCCACGTCTTGAGATTCCGGGCGAAAATGATATCAAAAAATCCAGAAGATgaagaaagaatatttattataagagTATTCCTTATGGACGATACAATATCTATTTTTGAATTGGCCAAAAAAAACTCAG GCTTTCAGAGATCCTTGTTCAAAAAACGGATGCCAATAATGTTGCCCGATCAGGATATTTTCACAAGCAAGAAACCGGAATACTACAAATCATATGATTTTTACATAGGAGCACGCTTAAACCTGTACGACTTTCATTTCGAAATTACATCTGCGGATGTTTATGGCCTGCGTTACATGGAGTTACACTGCGACAAG TTTCCCAAAGCAAACAGGAAATTGATAATGGAGAAACTTCGAGAGAGTTTACAGCCAGTTTACAAAGAATTTATTCAACTGTACGCACCGCCTAAGGACACGAAGGAAAATATTCGAATTTTAGAATACGAAAAGCTCAA ggAAGCGTTACGCCGCTATATGGGCGATAAGATAACGGAACATGAAATGGTTACGGTTGCTCGATACTATTCGTCTCACGAGAAGATAGAACACCGTTCGAGAGAGTATGTGAG ACGCTTGCTGCACACGGAACTACACCGATTTCTGTGGTGTGATCTCGATCGTTTGAAAGAGGATCTACGTCATTGGGACGAGGACGGAACGGGATTCTTACCTCGGGAATCCCTTTACACGATCCTGCGCGGCTGCAGAATCCCCGTCGACGTGGAATTGTTGAATTCCATGCTGGACCA CTTACGCAAGGCTGAAGATGACAGAATCGACTACAACGACCTGCTGCGTTTCATAAACGTGAAAATCGATCCCCTGCCACCCGCCGAACCCGTAAACGTGAAA ACTGCACTTTGGTGGGCATCCGAGAAAGAACCGGACTGCGGAGGGGGAATAAATTGGTGCGAGTTCGTTAAAGACTTAGATATAAAGGCGGAAGAGGATGCGACAGAGGGGAACAATGACAACACGGAAACGGAACTTGTGCTGGAATACTGA
- the LOC105205603 gene encoding EF-hand domain-containing family member C2 isoform X1 translates to MQQPTLPCLPGFSVDRNLGRTRFHKSQHFDKIHDGVYYLSEKADTTAYSRYSSVYLRGEKPESPPWLTYDGQRLMFKAFFQETVQEKWKTAFHIRVVNISFFLEDGTMKIVEPSVDNSGLEQGVLVRRQRIPIPDPVKYRYYDILDLNVGKKPEIYGRVYKIVDCDKFTRQFLNRMGIPVPDPIAIPKDPYHEVRKDEAFPKKPNRVVDTLGNFLKYDRQVLRFYGYWDDTESPHGIVHDLELHYYLSDNTMEIKENIPPNAGRDYGPMLVKRMKIPKFYSGLQPIGTENRFTILNVLGENVRQSYYMVDSLDTGKLSMDYYKDNELGIGAEINIFGRRIIITDMDAFTQKYYRTKYGLDDFTPLIRPRKADEVYQKIERYIPPYNGFGSYEDSLGNCFSVMPKAPKTDFIKFLYYDKQGFNSHVLRFRAKMISKNPEDEERIFIIRVFLMDDTISIFELAKKNSGFQRSLFKKRMPIMLPDQDIFTSKKPEYYKSYDFYIGARLNLYDFHFEITSADVYGLRYMELHCDKFPKANRKLIMEKLRESLQPVYKEFIQLYAPPKDTKENIRILEYEKLKEALRRYMGDKITEHEMVTVARYYSSHEKIEHRSREYVRRLLHTELHRFLWCDLDRLKEDLRHWDEDGTGFLPRESLYTILRGCRIPVDVELLNSMLDHLRKAEDDRIDYNDLLRFINVKIDPLPPAEPVNVKTALWWASEKEPDCGGGINWCEFVKDLDIKAEEDATEGNNDNTETELVLEY, encoded by the exons ATGCAGCAACCGACGTTACCTTGCCTTCCAGGATTTAGTGTTGATAGAAAC CTTGGCAGAACGAGATTTCACAAAAGCCAACATTTCGACAAGATACACGATGGagtatattatttatctgaGAAAGCGGATACGACAGCGTATAGCCGTTATTCGTCCGTCTATCTCCGAGGGGAGAAGCCAGAAAGTCCGCCGTGGCTCACATACGACGGCCAA aGACTCATGTTCAAAGCGTTTTTTCAAGAAACTGTGCAAGAGAAATGGAAAACGGCCTTCCATATTCGCGTAGTGAACATTAGCTTTTTCCTTGAGGATGGAACGATGAAGATCGTGGAACCGTCCGTGGACAATAGTGGTCTTGAGCAAG GTGTTTTGGTCAGACGCCAAAGGATACCGATTCCCGATCCAGTGAAGTACAGATATTATGATATACTTGACTTAAATGTCGGCAAGAAACCCGAGATATACGGGAGAGTGTATAAAATCGTGGATTGCGATAAGTTCACGAGACAATTCCTTAATCGCATGGGAATACCAGTGCCCGATCCGATCGCTATACCGAAGGATCCGTATCACGAAGTTCGAAAAGAC GAAGCATTTCCGAAAAAGCCTAATCGCGTGGTGGACACTCTTGGGAACTTTTTAAAGTACGACAGACAGGTGCTCCGATTTTACGGATACTGGGACGATACCGAAAGTCCTCACGGTATCGTTCATGATCTCGAACTGCATTATTATCTCTCCGATAATACAATGGAGATCAAGGAGAACATACCGCCGAACGCTGGTCGAGACTATGGTCCAATGCTCGTTAAAAGGATGAAAATACCAAAA ttttatagTGGTTTGCAACCAATCGGCACGGAGAATCGTTTCACGATTCTGAACGTATTAGGCGAGAATGTAAGGCAGAGCTATTACATGGTGGATTCTCTGGATACCGGCAAGCTTTCCATGGATTATTACAAAGACAATGAGTTGGGCATCGGTGCGGAGATTAATATTTTCGGTAGAAGAATTATCATCACGGACATGGATGCTTTTACTCAGAAATATTATCG AACGAAGTACGGCTTGGATGACTTCACACCTCTGATAAGACCCCGAAAAGCGGACGAGGTATATCAGAAGATTGAGAGATACATACCGCCCTACAATGGTTTTGGATCTTACGAAGATTCTCTGGGAAATTGTTTTTCGGTAATGCCAAAAGCGCCCAAGACAGACTTTATCAAATTTCTGTATTACGACAA ACAAGGCTTTAACAGCCACGTCTTGAGATTCCGGGCGAAAATGATATCAAAAAATCCAGAAGATgaagaaagaatatttattataagagTATTCCTTATGGACGATACAATATCTATTTTTGAATTGGCCAAAAAAAACTCAG GCTTTCAGAGATCCTTGTTCAAAAAACGGATGCCAATAATGTTGCCCGATCAGGATATTTTCACAAGCAAGAAACCGGAATACTACAAATCATATGATTTTTACATAGGAGCACGCTTAAACCTGTACGACTTTCATTTCGAAATTACATCTGCGGATGTTTATGGCCTGCGTTACATGGAGTTACACTGCGACAAG TTTCCCAAAGCAAACAGGAAATTGATAATGGAGAAACTTCGAGAGAGTTTACAGCCAGTTTACAAAGAATTTATTCAACTGTACGCACCGCCTAAGGACACGAAGGAAAATATTCGAATTTTAGAATACGAAAAGCTCAA ggAAGCGTTACGCCGCTATATGGGCGATAAGATAACGGAACATGAAATGGTTACGGTTGCTCGATACTATTCGTCTCACGAGAAGATAGAACACCGTTCGAGAGAGTATGTGAG ACGCTTGCTGCACACGGAACTACACCGATTTCTGTGGTGTGATCTCGATCGTTTGAAAGAGGATCTACGTCATTGGGACGAGGACGGAACGGGATTCTTACCTCGGGAATCCCTTTACACGATCCTGCGCGGCTGCAGAATCCCCGTCGACGTGGAATTGTTGAATTCCATGCTGGACCA CTTACGCAAGGCTGAAGATGACAGAATCGACTACAACGACCTGCTGCGTTTCATAAACGTGAAAATCGATCCCCTGCCACCCGCCGAACCCGTAAACGTGAAA ACTGCACTTTGGTGGGCATCCGAGAAAGAACCGGACTGCGGAGGGGGAATAAATTGGTGCGAGTTCGTTAAAGACTTAGATATAAAGGCGGAAGAGGATGCGACAGAGGGGAACAATGACAACACGGAAACGGAACTTGTGCTGGAATACTGA
- the LOC105205612 gene encoding protein Wnt-11b-1, with product MRIKKRSGAKVWLLLLVLLLVQDGRCIKWLGLGRTGDTHTWTREACTSAKSAGLLERKQARACRATPDVMPGLVQAAKDTSTVCQQAFRHRRWNCSSIERAPDYTPELLTGTREQAFVYAMSAAAAVWRLARGCALGNLAACSCATPPRREPPSPSALISPSSFTTMSVSFDTLSARNSFKWGGCGDDVRSASRMAKRFLQGASPPGTGGTAKFMHAINMHNNRAGRRAVEQSLTLECKCHGVSGSCSVRTCWRGLGASGPSAAGSRLLRRYATAAEVRLRSGSRLPPLYHHDNLLYTTKSPDYCLPDKKRGSLGTIGRQCNGSSSGYEGCEYLCCGRGHVTRTEEIYERCDCKYISCCYVKCKTCKRIVKTYECN from the exons CGGCCTCGGTCGCACTGGCGACACGCACACGTGGACCAGGGAGGCGTGCACCAGCGCGAAGAGCGCGGGTCTGCTGGAGAGGAAGCAGGCGAGGGCCTGCAGGGCTACGCCGGATGTGATGCCCGGTTTGGTGCAAGCCGCCAAAGACACGTCGACGGTGTGCCAGCAGGCATTCCGACATCGCAGATGGAACTGCAGCAGCATCGAACGCGCGCCCGACTACACGCCTGAATTGCTCACAG GAACGAGAGAGCAAGCCTTCGTCTACGCGATGTCGGCAGCCGCAGCGGTTTGGCGACTCGCGCGAGGGTGCGCTTTGGGGAACCTGGCGGCCTGTTCGTGCGCGACTCCCCCGCGAAGAGAGCCACCCTCGCCTTCCGCGCTTATCTCGCCCTCATCCTTCACCACCATGTCCGTCTCTTTCGACACGCTGTCCGCGAGGAACTCCTTCAAGTGGGGCGGCTGCGGGGACGACGTGAGATCCGCTTCAAGGATGGCCAAGCGATTTCTTCAGGGTGCATCGCCGCCCGGTACCGGTGGGACCGCCAAGTTCATGCACGCGATCAACATGCACAACAACAGGGCGGGTCGGAGG GCAGTCGAGCAGTCTTTGACTTTGGAGTGCAAGTGCCATGGAGTGTCGGGTTCCTGCAGCGTACGTACCTGCTGGCGTGGTCTGGGCGCATCGGGACCATCCGCTGCTGGAAGTCGTTTGCTACGCAGATATGCCACGGCGGCCGAGGTCAGGCTGAGATCAGGCAGTAGATTGCCGCCCTTGTATCACCACGATAATCTGCTCTACACCACCAAGAGTCCGGATTACTGTCTACCAGATAAGAAGAGGGGTAGCCTTGGCACGATTGGCAG acAGTGCAACGGCAGCAGTTCCGGCTACGAGGGCTGCGAGTACCTTTGCTGCGGTCGCGGCCATGTGACTAGGACTGAAGAGATCTACGAGAGATGCGACTGCAAGTACATCAGCTGCTGCTACGTCAAGTGCAAGACGTGCAAGCGGATCGTGAAGACGTACGAGTGTAATTGA